CGGCCTGCTCTCCGGCGGCAACCAGCAAAAGGTCGTGATCGGCAAGTGGCTGGCGGCCGGCGCAAAGCTCTTCATCTTCGACGAGCCGACGCGGGGCATCGACATCGGCGCCAAATCCGAGATCTTCGCCTTGATCGACCGGCTGGTCGCCGAAGGCGCGGCGGCGCTGATGATCTCGTCCGAGCAGGTCGAGATCTGCCATGTCTGCGACCGCGCCTATGTGATGCGCGAGGGCCGCATTGCCGGGCATCTGGCGCGCAATGAGCTGACGGAGGAAAACATCGTGCGACTGGGGATGCATCATGCGTGAGGCCGCGGTCGCATCACAACCAAATCCGCTGCAGCGCATTCCCGGCGTCGCAATCGTGCTGGTGGTTCTGATCGCGCTGTTCGGTGTGCTTGCGCCGGGCTTCCTGTCGATTGCCAACCTCTCCAACGTGCTGGTGCAGTCGACGATCCTGACCATGCTCGCGCTGCCGATGACGCTGATCATCATGACGGAAGGGCTGGACCTGTCGATGGGCGCGGTGCTGACGCTGACCTCGCTCTGCGTTGCGATCGTGTCCCTCGCGACCAAGTCGATGCTGCTGGGCCTGGGCGCCGGCCTGCTGGTCGGCGCGGCCTTCGGCACCGTCAACGGCTGGCTCGTCGCGATCCTCGGCATTCCGCCGTTCGTCGCGACGCTTGGCACGCTCGGCATGGCGCAGGGCCTGTCGCTGATCGTCAGCGACGGCCAGAGCGTGGTCGGCATTCCCCATAGTGTGCGGGACATCTATTCCGCAACGCTTCTGGGCGTCCCCGTGCCGATCGTGATGGCGCTCGTCACCTATGCGGCCTTTCACGCCCTGCTCTATCACACCCGCGTCGGCACCTACATCTTCGCCCTTGGCGGCAATCGCGAGGCACTGCGCTATGCCGGCCTTTCGGCGAACCGGCTCCTGATCGCGGTCTATGCGATCGGCGGCGCCATGGCCGGCATCGCCGGCCTGCTGATGACCGCGCGCATGAATTCCGGGCATCCGACCGCCGGTCTCGGCCTCGAATTCGACGCCATCGCGGCCGTGGCGGTCGGCGGCACCTCGTTCGAGCGGGGCAATGGCTGGCTGCTCGGCACCGTGCTCGGCGTGATCGCGGTGGGCGTGCTGCGCAACGGGTTGAATCTGATCTCGCTGCCGTCCTCGGTGCAGGTCGCAAGCGTCGGCGTCCTCGTCATCGTCGCGCTGTTCCTCGACGGTGTTCGGAGCCGGTCATGACCGACATCACCAAAGAGACCATCGCACCGCCCCGCTCCTTCCTCTCGCAGGACGCGATCCAGCTCTTCTATCGCCTGCTCGCCGCGTTCCTGATCTGCGCTGTGCTCGCGGTGCTCAGCGATTCCTTCCTGAGCCTCGGCAACATCCTCAACGTG
The DNA window shown above is from Bradyrhizobium sp. CB1650 and carries:
- a CDS encoding ABC transporter permease, which encodes MREAAVASQPNPLQRIPGVAIVLVVLIALFGVLAPGFLSIANLSNVLVQSTILTMLALPMTLIIMTEGLDLSMGAVLTLTSLCVAIVSLATKSMLLGLGAGLLVGAAFGTVNGWLVAILGIPPFVATLGTLGMAQGLSLIVSDGQSVVGIPHSVRDIYSATLLGVPVPIVMALVTYAAFHALLYHTRVGTYIFALGGNREALRYAGLSANRLLIAVYAIGGAMAGIAGLLMTARMNSGHPTAGLGLEFDAIAAVAVGGTSFERGNGWLLGTVLGVIAVGVLRNGLNLISLPSSVQVASVGVLVIVALFLDGVRSRS